The Desulfuromonadaceae bacterium nucleotide sequence CCTTGCGTTCGGCCTTTTTCTTTTTGGCGAGCATCATCATCGCCTTGATCAGACCGCCGTATTCCATCTCCAGTTCGTGAATGCGCGGGAAACAGCTGCGCAGACTCATCGTCTCCGGATCACCGGCAAAGATCCCCGAAACCATCGGTGCGATCAGCTTGTCGAGCGCCTCGGCACCGAGCCGCCGTCGTCCGAAATCCGCCAGGGTTTCGTCTTCGTCGTCGCGTTTTGCCGGGATGAACGGTTCACAGGCGAGGCGCATCTTTCCCGGCCAGGAAATCAGTTTCGAGGCGAGAAACGACGGGCCGCCCTCCGGTAGCCGGTGCAGAAACTTCTCAGAGTAGATGAAACGTTTGCGTGCGTTATCATCGGAGCGCAGCAACCGGTCACGGATGCCGAGGGTATCACACAGTTCGAGAGTCATTGGTTTGTTGTCGAGAAATCCGTTCGGCCCCCATTCGCACAGGTAACCGTCTTCTTTGATGCTGAGAATTTTTCCGCCGGTACGGTCTTCCTTCTCGAAGATTTGCAGATCGATATTCAGCCCGGCCGCGGCGGCTTTTTGTTGCAGGGCAAAGGCGGTGGCCAAACCGGAAATTCCGGCACCGACAACGACAACTCGGATCATTTTTTCCTCCTTGACCCCGACCGGGTGGCCGAGGATGCGTTTCTAGATATAGCGGTGCGTATGGTGCGCTGATTTTGCTGCCGGGGAAGCGTCAACTGCGTTCCTGATGCCGCTGCATCCAGACTTCACCGGTCGCGGTGTTGAAGATGACCTTGCGTCCGACCCGTCCGCCGAGGTCGGCACCGACGATCGGAATACGCAGTTCATCAAGTTGTGCTTTAACCAGTTCCACATTGCGTTCACCGACTGCCAGCAAACCCCCGCTGCTGGACCACATCGAGGCACCGCCGAAAACCTTGGCAATCAGTGTTGCGTGATTGGCACCGCGTTGCAACAATTTTTCCAGAAGCCGGTCAATGGCGATATTACCGTACTTGGGTGTCGGTAGACCATCCCCGTTCCACAGTGGCAGTAGAAAATGGTTCATTCCGCCGCGATGATGTGCCTGGTCCCACAGACAGACAGCGACGCACGAACCGAGAATGGTTGTGACCAGATGCTCAGTAGCGGGGGCAAAGATCGCTCCGGGAAGAAGGAAATGTTTTTTGATGTCGGGGGTTGGTCCCACTCCGGTGCTCCGTGGCAAAATAAATTAATTCAAAATTTTTCGACATTGTCGAACAAAAAAACGTTTCCATCTTCAGCGCTGGCAGAGACCTCCGCCGGAAATGGTGCCAGGCTCAGCTTAAACTGGCACCAGGGAACAATGTCGTCGGTCGTCAGGGTAATGGTGCCGAAGAGCAGTTCGGCCAGAGAACGGCAAACACTGAGTCCAAGCCCCTGGCCGTGATGTTGCTTGGTTGAGCCCATATCGAGTTGCCGGAAGCGGTCGAAGATTTGACTGCGGGCGGTTTCATCCAAGTGTACCCCGGTGTTGCGGACGGAGAGGAGCAGGCTGTTATCCTCTTGTGTAACGCGAACATCGACAGCAGCTCCAGCGGGGCTGAATTCAGTTGCATTGGCAAGCAGGTTGGCGAGGATGATGCGCAATTTTTCCGGATCGGTCACAAAATATTTGGGCGCGACTTCAAGGTGGTGGCGAAAGTCGATTTGTTTGATTCTGGCCTGATGGGCAAACATTTCGAAGGTGCTGGTGACCAGCGCGATGACATCGACCCGGGCCGGGAAGGGGGTCGCTTCCCCCGCTTCAAGTTCGGCAGCGGCAAAAACATTTTGCAGCTGAAAATCGAGATTAAACGCTTCGAAGTAGATGTCAGTGGCAACTCCGGAGACTTCAGCGGGAGAAACATTGCCGCAGATCATCTGTTGGGCCAGCCCGGTAATGGCGGTGAGCGGAGTGTTGATTTCATTGCGAACGTTCGACAGAAAATGACTTTTCAACGCTTCCGATTCCTGCAATTTGCGATTCATCTCCTCAAGTTTGGAGGTGGTCATGCGCAGGTCGTGCAATGCTTTGTGATTCTCCTCAAACCGCTCTTCCAGGGCGCGAATCAGCTCTTGGTCGCTCAATTGGGTCATGGGCAAACTCTCCTTTATAGTGTCACGGTCACACGACGCTAAAGATGACACGGGAGGGGCATCGTCGCAACAAATTATTGCGCTGAATGTTGTCTTTCAGGGGGTCCCAACGCGTGAAGTGTACCAGCCCGGAAATGATCCGCCAACAATTTACCGCACAATTTACCGCGCCTGGAATAAATATGATAGATTTGATTGCGTTCATGTCGCATACGAAACTAGTACCCTGTAACCCATAATCTTTCGCATCTTGCTTGTTCTTTGCCGCGTCAGCTACGTTCCGATTTCAGCTGTTTAGCTACGGCTAGGCAACAGAAATCGCGCCTTGCTGACACGTCAAAGCCCTGCGCAATCCCTCGAAATCCTATGGGTTACAGGGTACCAGGAAGGAGCAGACAACAATGACCCTGCCGCCAACAATGCGCGCCATGGTTCTGGAAAAACCGGCAACACCTCTGCGCGAACGTCACTTGCCGCTGCCGCAACCGGCGGCGGGGGAGGTGCTGCTGAAAGTTGCCACCTGTGGCGTCTGCCGGACCGATCTGCATATTGTGGATAACGAACTGAACGCGGCACAGCTGCCGCTGATTCCAGGGCACGAGATTGTCGGTCGGGTGGCAGCGCTCGGTCACGGCGTGACCGGGCTGCAGCTCGGTGACCGGGTTGGTGTGCCGTGGCTGGGGCGGACCTGCGGGGCATGTGCTTATTGCCAAAGTGGTCGGGAGAATCTCTGTGATGCCCCCCTTTTTACTGGATACACGCGTAACGGGGGGTATGCTGAATATGTCGTCGCCGACCAGCGCTTCACCTTCATGCTTCCCGATGAATACGACGATCTTCACGCCGCGCCACTGCTCTGCGCCGGGTTGATCGGCTATCGGACTTATTGCATGGCGGGTCCGACAGCGCGACGGATTGGCCTCTACGGTTTCGGCGCGGCGGCGCATATCGTTGCCCAGCTGGCTCTTTTTGAGGGGCGCGAAATCTACGCCTTTACACGTCCCGGTGACCAGGCCGCGCAGCTGTTTGCGCGCAAGCTGGGCGTGACCTGGGCGGGAGACTCCGACATCATGCCCCCTGAGCGACTCGATGCGGCGTTGATCTTTGCCCCGGTCGGCGCACTGGTGCCGATGGCGTTGCGAGCGGTTGGCAAAGGGGGGCGGGTGGTGTGCGGGGGGATTCACATGAGCGATATTCCCGCCTTTCCTTATCGTGATCTGTGGGAAGAACGCAGTATCGTTTCGGTGGCCAACCTTACCCGCGATGACGGTCTGGGTTTAATGCGGGCAGCCGCAGCGGCAAAAGTCCGCACAGTAGCGGTCCCTTTTTTGTTAAATCAGGCGAACGAGGCATTGGCATGTGTGCGCGAGGGACGCCTGGAGGGGGCGGCGGTACTGACGATCGCATGATGGCGTCGCAAAAAGTCCGCCCTCCGGCGTTACGCTGGTTTTTCAGGACCTCGACCTGCCTGATGCAGGCCTGTGCCCCTGAAAAACCACCAAGCCTTGGAGGACAAAATTTTTGCTTAGCCATCCAACTTTTTTTGCGAGTGCATCATGCGTTCAGGGCATGATGTTAAGCTGAATAAAGCAGGTGGAGAGATTCTCGATGAGTGCCGTGCCACCCCAGAAGAGGGCGGCGGGGATCAGCAGATAACCGAGTGTGCCAAGGATCAACCACGCCGCTTTTGCGCTGCGACTGAATGCTCGCGGTGGCGCGGGATTGAGGGCACGCAGTTCCAGATAGAGGGCTTTTGGCATCAGCAGGGCGAAGGGCCAAAGGAGCAGCACGAGGAGTGGGCCGATGATCGGAATGAACCCGAGCAGCAGCGTGACGACCCACAACAGCAACGACAATAACAACAGCCGACCGCAAATCCCCCAACCATACCCGCGCACATACGCACGGCTAAGGAGCAACGCGTCCATCCCGCGCACATTTTCCGCAACCAGCAGATACTGGGCAAAGAAGAACCAGACGTAAAAGACAATGCCGGGGATGAAGAAGAGCAGTGTTCCCCCAACCAGCATATGGCCGAGCAAGGTCATCAGCCAGAAGTACCGCCAGGCATAGGCGCATCCTCCCGCAAGAGCGGTCTTGACCGTGATCTCATCAACGACGACCGCACACATGACGGCGGCCAGCCACCAGCCGAGGGCGTAACAGCAGAGGATGATGCCGAGAACGATTGCGCTGCTGGTGACCAGGACGCTGTTGCCGCTGACATCGATCAGTGCTGCCGTCGCGGCAGTAAAGAGGGTGCCGCCGGAGACGACCAGAAATGTCGCTGCCAGCCAGGTGCCGACGACGACCCAGCCTTTGCTCTTGATCAGCCGCCAAATATCGGGGCCGAGTACCTTGATCGGGCTGAGGCGGCCGTTGCTGTTAGAAAGCTCAAGCGCCGGAGAGACAGATTCGCTGTTCGGCGTGGCTGCGCTTGGCGACGGAATCGAGGCGGTCACAAGGTCGGCGAAAACCGCGTTTTTATCGAAAGGAAATTTCTCCCGGCACTGCGGACAGGTGACGGTGCGGTGCCCGGCGGGAATCTTCTCGGCCGGGACGTCACGGGCATAGTCACAATGGGGGCATTTCACTTCGATCATCGCTGTTGCGTCCAGTTGCAAAAGAAAAGACCGGCACGTTGCAAGGTGCCGGTCCTGCGAGATGGTTTAGTTGGTCTGCATCACGTCGGGGGTGAAGTTGCAGGTGGCGAAGTAGTCCTCCAGCGTTTCCGCCCGGCGGATCAGTTCGACCGTGCCGTTGGCGCGCAGCAGCAGTTCTTTGGGGCGCAGGCGACCGTTGTACTGGAACCCCATCGCATGACCGTGGGCACCGGTGTCATGGATGACGAGCAGGTCACCTTCGTCAATCGGTGGCAGTTCGCGCTGAACGGCGAATTTATCGTTGTTCTCGCACAGCGAACCGACCACATCGCAGGTCTCGCTCTGTGCCGCGTCTTCCTTGCCGAGGACGTCGATGTGATGGTAGGCCTCGTAGAGTGCCGGGCGCATCAGCGCTGACATGCAGGCATCGACGCCGACGTACCTGCGGTAGGTGTCCTTGTGGTTGATGGCGGTGGTTACCAGCGCGCCGTGGGGACCAGTCATAAAGCGACCGCTCTCCATGAACATCGTCGGCTGATAACCATGTTCCGCACCGAAAGCGGTGAACAGGGCGGTGATTTCCTCGGCCATCGCGTCAATATTGAGCGGGGCCTGGTCGGGGCGATAGGGGATGCCGAAACCGCCGCCGATATTGACGAATTGGAGCCGGATACCGAGTTCCTTTTCGAGCAGTGCGGCAAGGTCGAGGACCATGCGCGCGGTTTCGACCATATAGGTATAGTCAAGCTCGTTCGAAGCGACCATGGTGTGCAGCCCGAAACGGCTGGCACCGCGTTCGCGCGCCTGACGGTAGGCGTCGATCACCTGCTCGTGGGTGACACCGTACTTGGCCTCGACCGGGTTGCCGATGATGATATTGCCGGTCCGGCGCGGGCCGGGATTGTAGCGGAAACAGACCAGTTCGGGGAAGTTTGGTACCTTGTCGATCAGGCTGATGTCGTCCAGATTAAGCACGCAGCCGCCGTTGCCCAGTGCTGCTTCAAACTCCTCCTGCGTGGTGTTGTTGGAGGTGAACATGATATCTTCAGCCTTGGCACCGAGTTCACGCGACAGGATCAGCTCCGGGATCGAGCTGCAATCGAAACCGAACCCCATCTCCCGCATAATCTTGAGGATCGCTTTATTCGGCAGTGCCTTGACGGCGTAAAATTCCTGAAACCCGGCAATGCCGGAAAAGGCTTTTTTCAGTTGTGCGCCAGTTGCGCGGATGCCGACTTCGTCGTAGATATGAAACGGGGTGCCGTAGTGAGCGGCGATTGCTTGCAGTGATGGGAAGAGGCGGTGTTTAAAGTCCGGGGACATGGGCATAGTACAGGCTCCTGAGAAGAGAAGATGTTAACGGTTCGGCCACGTATATATACAGGATTGACGGGGAAATGACAAGGGGGCGGGATTTACATTGCGGTCAGATCAAAACTGGCGAGGGCAAGATCCCTATTCCCCCGTCAAGAAAAACTTCGCAGCAAGGAAGCCGGGCTAATGTCCCTGCCGAGCTCACCGAGGCGGTTTTTGAGCTGGTCGAGATCAACTTTCTATTGGGCAAGCCAATGTGCCCTTTCACGTGAACCGGTCAGGAGGGCGCAGAATTCGCAATTCAACCGTGATGCACTCGCAAAAAAGAAAGAGATGGCTAAGCAAAAATTTCGTCCTCCAAGGCTTGGTGGTTTTTCAGGGGCGAAGGCCTACATCAGGTAGGTCGAGGTCTT carries:
- a CDS encoding chemotaxis protein CheD yields the protein MGPTPDIKKHFLLPGAIFAPATEHLVTTILGSCVAVCLWDQAHHRGGMNHFLLPLWNGDGLPTPKYGNIAIDRLLEKLLQRGANHATLIAKVFGGASMWSSSGGLLAVGERNVELVKAQLDELRIPIVGADLGGRVGRKVIFNTATGEVWMQRHQERS
- a CDS encoding HAMP domain-containing histidine kinase, producing MTQLSDQELIRALEERFEENHKALHDLRMTTSKLEEMNRKLQESEALKSHFLSNVRNEINTPLTAITGLAQQMICGNVSPAEVSGVATDIYFEAFNLDFQLQNVFAAAELEAGEATPFPARVDVIALVTSTFEMFAHQARIKQIDFRHHLEVAPKYFVTDPEKLRIILANLLANATEFSPAGAAVDVRVTQEDNSLLLSVRNTGVHLDETARSQIFDRFRQLDMGSTKQHHGQGLGLSVCRSLAELLFGTITLTTDDIVPWCQFKLSLAPFPAEVSASAEDGNVFLFDNVEKF
- a CDS encoding zinc-dependent alcohol dehydrogenase family protein is translated as MRAMVLEKPATPLRERHLPLPQPAAGEVLLKVATCGVCRTDLHIVDNELNAAQLPLIPGHEIVGRVAALGHGVTGLQLGDRVGVPWLGRTCGACAYCQSGRENLCDAPLFTGYTRNGGYAEYVVADQRFTFMLPDEYDDLHAAPLLCAGLIGYRTYCMAGPTARRIGLYGFGAAAHIVAQLALFEGREIYAFTRPGDQAAQLFARKLGVTWAGDSDIMPPERLDAALIFAPVGALVPMALRAVGKGGRVVCGGIHMSDIPAFPYRDLWEERSIVSVANLTRDDGLGLMRAAAAAKVRTVAVPFLLNQANEALACVREGRLEGAAVLTIA
- a CDS encoding zinc-ribbon domain-containing protein; amino-acid sequence: MIEVKCPHCDYARDVPAEKIPAGHRTVTCPQCREKFPFDKNAVFADLVTASIPSPSAATPNSESVSPALELSNSNGRLSPIKVLGPDIWRLIKSKGWVVVGTWLAATFLVVSGGTLFTAATAALIDVSGNSVLVTSSAIVLGIILCCYALGWWLAAVMCAVVVDEITVKTALAGGCAYAWRYFWLMTLLGHMLVGGTLLFFIPGIVFYVWFFFAQYLLVAENVRGMDALLLSRAYVRGYGWGICGRLLLLSLLLWVVTLLLGFIPIIGPLLVLLLWPFALLMPKALYLELRALNPAPPRAFSRSAKAAWLILGTLGYLLIPAALFWGGTALIENLSTCFIQLNIMP
- the lysA gene encoding diaminopimelate decarboxylase, whose translation is MPMSPDFKHRLFPSLQAIAAHYGTPFHIYDEVGIRATGAQLKKAFSGIAGFQEFYAVKALPNKAILKIMREMGFGFDCSSIPELILSRELGAKAEDIMFTSNNTTQEEFEAALGNGGCVLNLDDISLIDKVPNFPELVCFRYNPGPRRTGNIIIGNPVEAKYGVTHEQVIDAYRQARERGASRFGLHTMVASNELDYTYMVETARMVLDLAALLEKELGIRLQFVNIGGGFGIPYRPDQAPLNIDAMAEEITALFTAFGAEHGYQPTMFMESGRFMTGPHGALVTTAINHKDTYRRYVGVDACMSALMRPALYEAYHHIDVLGKEDAAQSETCDVVGSLCENNDKFAVQRELPPIDEGDLLVIHDTGAHGHAMGFQYNGRLRPKELLLRANGTVELIRRAETLEDYFATCNFTPDVMQTN